In a genomic window of Theropithecus gelada isolate Dixy chromosome 15, Tgel_1.0, whole genome shotgun sequence:
- the TPM2 gene encoding tropomyosin beta chain isoform X3: MDAIKKKMQMLKLDKENAIDRAEQAEADKKQAEDRCKQLEEEQQALQKKLKGTEDEVEKYSESVKEAQEKLEQAEKKATDAEADVASLNRRIQLVEEELDRAQERLATALQKLEEAEKAADESERGMKVIENRAMKDEEKMELQEMQLKEAKHIAEDSDRKYEEVARKLVILEGELERSEERAEVAESRARQLEEELRTMDQALKSLMASEEEYSTKEDKYEEEIKLLEEKLKEAETRAEFAERSVAKLEKTIDDLEDEVYAQKMKYKAISEELDNALNDITSL; this comes from the exons ATGGACGCCATCAAGAAGAAGATGCAGATGCTGAAGCTGGACAAGGAGAACGCCATCGACCGCGCCGAGCAGGCCGAAGCCGACAAGAAACAAGCTGAGGACCGCTGCAAGCAG ctggaggaggagcagcaggcCCTCCAGAAGAAGCTGAAGGGGACAGAGGATGAGGTGGAAAAGTATTCTGAATCCGTGAAGGAGGCCCAGGAGAAACTGGAGCAGGCCGAGAAGAAGGCCACTGAT GCTGAGGCAGATGTGGCCTCTCTGAACCGCCGCATTCAGCTGGTTGAGGAGGAGCTGGACCGGGCCCAGGAGCGCCTGGCTACAGCCCtgcagaagctggaggaggccGAGAAGGCGGCTGATGAGAGCGAGAG AGGAATGAAGGTCATTGAAAACCGGGCCATGAAGGACGAGGAGAAGATGGAGCTGCAGGAGATGCAGCTGAAGGAGGCCAAGCACATCGCTGAGGATTCAGACCGCAAATACGAAGAG gtggccaggAAGCTGGTGATCCTGGAAGGAGAGCTGGAGCGCTCGGAGGAGAGAGCTGAGGTGGCTGAGAG CCGAGCCAGACAGCTGGAGGAGGAACTTCGAACCATGGACCAGGCCCTCAAGTCCCTGATGGCCTCAGAGGAGGAG TATTCCaccaaagaagataaatatgAAGAGGAGATCAAACTGTTGGAGGAGAAGCTGAAGGAG GCTGAGACCCGAGCAGAGTTTGCTGAGAGGTCTGTGGCAAAGTTGGAGAAAACCATTGATGACCTAGAAG ATGAAGTCTATGCCCAGAAGATGAAGTACAAGGCCATTAGCGAGGAACTGGACAACGCACTCAATGACATCACCTCCCTCTGA
- the TPM2 gene encoding tropomyosin beta chain isoform X5, whose translation MDAIKKKMQMLKLDKENAIDRAEQAEADKKQAEDRCKQLEEEQQALQKKLKGTEDEVEKYSESVKEAQEKLEQAEKKATDAEADVASLNRRIQLVEEELDRAQERLATALQKLEEAEKAADESERGMKVIENRAMKDEEKMELQEMQLKEAKHIAEDSDRKYEEVARKLVILEGELERSEERAEVAESKCGDLEEELKIVTNNLKSLEAQADKYSTKEDKYEEEIKLLEEKLKEAETRAEFAERSVAKLEKTIDDLEDEVYAQKMKYKAISEELDNALNDITSL comes from the exons ATGGACGCCATCAAGAAGAAGATGCAGATGCTGAAGCTGGACAAGGAGAACGCCATCGACCGCGCCGAGCAGGCCGAAGCCGACAAGAAACAAGCTGAGGACCGCTGCAAGCAG ctggaggaggagcagcaggcCCTCCAGAAGAAGCTGAAGGGGACAGAGGATGAGGTGGAAAAGTATTCTGAATCCGTGAAGGAGGCCCAGGAGAAACTGGAGCAGGCCGAGAAGAAGGCCACTGAT GCTGAGGCAGATGTGGCCTCTCTGAACCGCCGCATTCAGCTGGTTGAGGAGGAGCTGGACCGGGCCCAGGAGCGCCTGGCTACAGCCCtgcagaagctggaggaggccGAGAAGGCGGCTGATGAGAGCGAGAG AGGAATGAAGGTCATTGAAAACCGGGCCATGAAGGACGAGGAGAAGATGGAGCTGCAGGAGATGCAGCTGAAGGAGGCCAAGCACATCGCTGAGGATTCAGACCGCAAATACGAAGAG gtggccaggAAGCTGGTGATCCTGGAAGGAGAGCTGGAGCGCTCGGAGGAGAGAGCTGAGGTGGCTGAGAG TAAATGTGGGGACCTAGAGGAGGAGCTGAAAATTGTTACCAACAACTTGAAATCCCTGGAGGCCCAGGCGGACAAG TATTCCaccaaagaagataaatatgAAGAGGAGATCAAACTGTTGGAGGAGAAGCTGAAGGAG GCTGAGACCCGAGCAGAGTTTGCTGAGAGGTCTGTGGCAAAGTTGGAGAAAACCATTGATGACCTAGAAG ATGAAGTCTATGCCCAGAAGATGAAGTACAAGGCCATTAGCGAGGAACTGGACAACGCACTCAATGACATCACCTCCCTCTGA
- the TPM2 gene encoding tropomyosin beta chain isoform X2, with amino-acid sequence MDAIKKKMQMLKLDKENAIDRAEQAEADKKQAEDRCKQLEEEQQALQKKLKGTEDEVEKYSESVKEAQEKLEQAEKKATDAEADVASLNRRIQLVEEELDRAQERLATALQKLEEAEKAADESERGMKVIENRAMKDEEKMELQEMQLKEAKHIAEDSDRKYEEVARKLVILEGELERSEERAEVAESRARQLEEELRTMDQALKSLMASEEEYSTKEDKYEEEIKLLEEKLKEAETRAEFAERSVAKLEKTIDDLEETLASAKEENVEIHQTLDQTLLELNNL; translated from the exons ATGGACGCCATCAAGAAGAAGATGCAGATGCTGAAGCTGGACAAGGAGAACGCCATCGACCGCGCCGAGCAGGCCGAAGCCGACAAGAAACAAGCTGAGGACCGCTGCAAGCAG ctggaggaggagcagcaggcCCTCCAGAAGAAGCTGAAGGGGACAGAGGATGAGGTGGAAAAGTATTCTGAATCCGTGAAGGAGGCCCAGGAGAAACTGGAGCAGGCCGAGAAGAAGGCCACTGAT GCTGAGGCAGATGTGGCCTCTCTGAACCGCCGCATTCAGCTGGTTGAGGAGGAGCTGGACCGGGCCCAGGAGCGCCTGGCTACAGCCCtgcagaagctggaggaggccGAGAAGGCGGCTGATGAGAGCGAGAG AGGAATGAAGGTCATTGAAAACCGGGCCATGAAGGACGAGGAGAAGATGGAGCTGCAGGAGATGCAGCTGAAGGAGGCCAAGCACATCGCTGAGGATTCAGACCGCAAATACGAAGAG gtggccaggAAGCTGGTGATCCTGGAAGGAGAGCTGGAGCGCTCGGAGGAGAGAGCTGAGGTGGCTGAGAG CCGAGCCAGACAGCTGGAGGAGGAACTTCGAACCATGGACCAGGCCCTCAAGTCCCTGATGGCCTCAGAGGAGGAG TATTCCaccaaagaagataaatatgAAGAGGAGATCAAACTGTTGGAGGAGAAGCTGAAGGAG GCTGAGACCCGAGCAGAGTTTGCTGAGAGGTCTGTGGCAAAGTTGGAGAAAACCATTGATGACCTAGAAG AGACCTTGGCCAGTGCCAAGGAGGAGAACGTCGAGATTCACCAGACTTTGGACCAGACCCTGCTGGAACTCAACAACCTGTGA
- the TPM2 gene encoding tropomyosin beta chain isoform X1 yields the protein MDAIKKKMQMLKLDKENAIDRAEQAEADKKQAEDRCKQLEEEQQALQKKLKGTEDEVEKYSESVKEAQEKLEQAEKKATDAEADVASLNRRIQLVEEELDRAQERLATALQKLEEAEKAADESERGMKVIENRAMKDEEKMELQEMQLKEAKHIAEDSDRKYEEVARKLVILEGELERSEERAEVAESKCGDLEEELKIVTNNLKSLEAQADKYSTKEDKYEEEIKLLEEKLKEAETRAEFAERSVAKLEKTIDDLEESTSIATTEHWFTPDTLTLTDTPSPCTEPAHKTPWPTLKPLCTGTPWLSLSDSPLHVDTCSPVKP from the exons ATGGACGCCATCAAGAAGAAGATGCAGATGCTGAAGCTGGACAAGGAGAACGCCATCGACCGCGCCGAGCAGGCCGAAGCCGACAAGAAACAAGCTGAGGACCGCTGCAAGCAG ctggaggaggagcagcaggcCCTCCAGAAGAAGCTGAAGGGGACAGAGGATGAGGTGGAAAAGTATTCTGAATCCGTGAAGGAGGCCCAGGAGAAACTGGAGCAGGCCGAGAAGAAGGCCACTGAT GCTGAGGCAGATGTGGCCTCTCTGAACCGCCGCATTCAGCTGGTTGAGGAGGAGCTGGACCGGGCCCAGGAGCGCCTGGCTACAGCCCtgcagaagctggaggaggccGAGAAGGCGGCTGATGAGAGCGAGAG AGGAATGAAGGTCATTGAAAACCGGGCCATGAAGGACGAGGAGAAGATGGAGCTGCAGGAGATGCAGCTGAAGGAGGCCAAGCACATCGCTGAGGATTCAGACCGCAAATACGAAGAG gtggccaggAAGCTGGTGATCCTGGAAGGAGAGCTGGAGCGCTCGGAGGAGAGAGCTGAGGTGGCTGAGAG TAAATGTGGGGACCTAGAGGAGGAGCTGAAAATTGTTACCAACAACTTGAAATCCCTGGAGGCCCAGGCGGACAAG TATTCCaccaaagaagataaatatgAAGAGGAGATCAAACTGTTGGAGGAGAAGCTGAAGGAG GCTGAGACCCGAGCAGAGTTTGCTGAGAGGTCTGTGGCAAAGTTGGAGAAAACCATTGATGACCTAGAAG AGAGCACCTCTATCGCCACCACGGAGCACTGGTTCACTCCTGACACCCTGACTCTTACTGACACCCCCAGCCCCTGCACTGAGCCTGCCCACAAAACACCATGGCCCACGCTGAAACCCCTCTGCACAGGCACTCCCTGGCTGTCGCTCTCTGACTCACCGCTGCATGTGGACACGTGTAGCCCCGTCAAACCATGA
- the TPM2 gene encoding tropomyosin beta chain isoform X4, translating to MDAIKKKMQMLKLDKENAIDRAEQAEADKKQAEDRCKQLEEEQQALQKKLKGTEDEVEKYSESVKEAQEKLEQAEKKATDAEADVASLNRRIQLVEEELDRAQERLATALQKLEEAEKAADESERGMKVIENRAMKDEEKMELQEMQLKEAKHIAEDSDRKYEEVARKLVILEGELERSEERAEVAESKCGDLEEELKIVTNNLKSLEAQADKYSTKEDKYEEEIKLLEEKLKEAETRAEFAERSVAKLEKTIDDLEETLASAKEENVEIHQTLDQTLLELNNL from the exons ATGGACGCCATCAAGAAGAAGATGCAGATGCTGAAGCTGGACAAGGAGAACGCCATCGACCGCGCCGAGCAGGCCGAAGCCGACAAGAAACAAGCTGAGGACCGCTGCAAGCAG ctggaggaggagcagcaggcCCTCCAGAAGAAGCTGAAGGGGACAGAGGATGAGGTGGAAAAGTATTCTGAATCCGTGAAGGAGGCCCAGGAGAAACTGGAGCAGGCCGAGAAGAAGGCCACTGAT GCTGAGGCAGATGTGGCCTCTCTGAACCGCCGCATTCAGCTGGTTGAGGAGGAGCTGGACCGGGCCCAGGAGCGCCTGGCTACAGCCCtgcagaagctggaggaggccGAGAAGGCGGCTGATGAGAGCGAGAG AGGAATGAAGGTCATTGAAAACCGGGCCATGAAGGACGAGGAGAAGATGGAGCTGCAGGAGATGCAGCTGAAGGAGGCCAAGCACATCGCTGAGGATTCAGACCGCAAATACGAAGAG gtggccaggAAGCTGGTGATCCTGGAAGGAGAGCTGGAGCGCTCGGAGGAGAGAGCTGAGGTGGCTGAGAG TAAATGTGGGGACCTAGAGGAGGAGCTGAAAATTGTTACCAACAACTTGAAATCCCTGGAGGCCCAGGCGGACAAG TATTCCaccaaagaagataaatatgAAGAGGAGATCAAACTGTTGGAGGAGAAGCTGAAGGAG GCTGAGACCCGAGCAGAGTTTGCTGAGAGGTCTGTGGCAAAGTTGGAGAAAACCATTGATGACCTAGAAG AGACCTTGGCCAGTGCCAAGGAGGAGAACGTCGAGATTCACCAGACTTTGGACCAGACCCTGCTGGAACTCAACAACCTGTGA